The nucleotide sequence CTAATGATGTGGTTGTTAGTGAAGGAGAATATTGTTCCAGTGAACCTACATATAAGATTGGTCGCATTCCATTGGGTCCTAATGCAGCAGCTGTAATTGTGAAGTATGCATCAATCCCAGAAGCATATATCTGGAGACCTACTCCAACCATTGTCTCCCTTAGTCAAGCTGTAGGAGGTAAAATCGCATGGCCCACTGACAAGATAATATTGGACGATCCCCTATCCCAACCTCCTAACACTGTTAGTGAAGAGGTAAATTACGACTGTTGTATTTCTCTGTAGAATAATGTGAATTAGATTATAATTTGACTGTATATTTTTTGCGACTCGTTTGCAAACGGATGCATCACTAGGAAGAGTTCACATCTTTTATTATTGGAATGGAAATGGGGATTTGATTGCTGAGGGTCTGTTGTTGTCAACTGATGCTAAATATTTGGTGAACGATATTGCACTGGGACCAAATGCTGCAGTTGTTAAGGTCCAGCTAGTGGTAAACCCGGATGCTTATTTATGGAGACCAATGCCTGAATTCTCAATCATGGGTGATGCACTAAATGAGACAATAGCATGGCCTATTGATAAGATAAACCTAATCCAAACACTTCCAACCGATGAATCAACCAGAAAATCAAGTCAGGTAAGTTTTTGCAACTAGTTTTTTTGCATATCTGAATGGTTGAAACTTTGATTGCAATTGTTGTTCTGATGATGTgttataatttttggttataGAGTGCTAGTCCCAGCACTGGTAGTAGCAGCAAATGTGCCAAACAGAAGTGTATTCTGTTGAATATTGATAACTCTGGGCAGAGAGTTGCAACCGGTCGTGTATCTTCAACTGATCCAGCAGAGAAGGTTCATTTCGTCCCTTTAGGTCCCAATGCTAGCAAAGTATGGGTAGAGGTTTTAAAGGTTGATGGTGCTAGAGTATGGAGAGCAAACTCTGAGGTTGAATTCATAGGTGATGCAGTCGGAACCACTGTGGCTTGGCCTAATGACAAGATTATATTCATTTGAGGCTGACACATTTGTGTTTTATGTAGTACTATCAACTTGTATCTTTAGAATGTTTGTGGCTTTGTAACATTCAATCTTattggatattttaaatttctattaaacaaatcaataaaaaaataatataataaaaaaataaataattaaaaaataaataataaaaaataaatgtaaacaattacatttatataaatgctatattaatatttaaaacaaaaatttgaaaacgcTGTTATAGAATGTTTAATTGCAGACGCACAAACGCTATGGTAGCCGTGAATACGATAGCAGAACAAAAAAACGCTATATAAAGTATCTGACCTATAATGACGGGCGCAAATATAGCGTTTGTTAAAACGCTATGGTATTGATAGATAGCGTTATTCAGATGCTATTAAAACtcaattttcttgtagtgaaacaCTTATGTTAAGTATGAGAATTTTCTACTACTTATGAGAACACGGAAACGTACTCTCTCTAATCAAAGTGCAAAGTTTCCTTTCTCATAGCACTTGTCAATGTAGAAAGGTAAAACTCCGTAGAGATCAATGTATTCATGACTCacgtatatatattacattggtTGGATATGTTCAAATATACAGAAGATATACATTAAGGAGATCTAAAGATATCCTAAGAAGATTGATATATATCTTCATCTAACAGTCAACATCAAGACGACTACGAAGGGAACCATGGCCCAAAGCACGTAAGTCCAGTTGGTTGGTCCAACAGATACCAAATAAGGGAACGTTCGTTCGTTAGCGCACGTTGGAATCAATGACGCGTTGTCTAGTACTATGATAAATTCTTGTCAGAgaatgtctctctttttttgtcggTGTTTTGTGactttgtcttttattttttctagaAAACGAGGTAAAcgatacttttttcttttttgttcgtTAGCGCATGTTGGAATCAATGACGCGTTGTCTAGTACTAAGATAAATTCTTGTCAAAGAATGTATCTCTTTTTTGTCGGTGTTTTATGactgtgttttatttttaacttttttttctagaaaacgagataaagaatactttttttctttttcagtggTCAACAGTAAACAGCCAAACCCTAACAACAATGGTCGCTCTCACTAATCACGCTCAACCCAATGCCCAAATCCGCTGCGGTCCTCAGGTTTTCATCAGTTTCCGTGGAGATGACGTGCGCAATGACTTGGTAAAAGATCTCGTGAATAACTTGAAATCTAAACGGATTAATGTCTTCATAGATACCTTCTTGCCAGGAGGGCGGGGATTACAAGAGCTCTTCTCTAAGATCGACATGTCGAAAATTGCAATCGTGATCTTATCCAAGAAGTACCCAGACTCTTGTTGGTGCATGGAAGAGCTTGTGAAGATTGACAAGCGAATGAAAGAAGGCAAACTCATCGTGATCCCAGTCTTCTACAAGGTGACCACGAGCGACGTAAAAAACCTTAGAGGAGATTTCGGAAAAAGTTTCGATAAACTGAAGAAATGTCACGCAATGGGAGAACCGAGGAAGGTTAAGCAATGGGAATCTTCCGTGAAGTCAATTGCAAACATAAAGGGCTTACCCGGGTATTGATTTCttgataacaaaaaatatttgatggTGTTTAGGGTCTAATCAATAAGTATTGCTAAAACTGATTTCTGTGAAGCCGTGTGATGAATAGTTTTTATTGTTGGAAGTGTTAAATTAGGTGAAAGCTAGTAAAAGAGccaattctttttgtttgtttccatatGCATATGCAGCAAAATtactggtttttgttttgttacccGGGATtaaattgcttttttttataGCTAATACTGTTTAATTAAGTGTATCTTTTTTGTTCGTTACAGTTAATGATATCAAAATAGTAGAAGagcattaattgattaattcatCACATCTTATTGTTCATTACAGGAGCTTATGTAGTAGTAAACAAACAATGGTGATTTTACAAAAGGAGATCTTTTCCTAGTACATGTGCTAAAACAttttcttatcttctcttttgtcCTCTTTTTGATGTTGCAGCAGAACTGTCCCTCCTCTTGTCGGCCAGATTGTTCATGCTGTTGAAGTATGTCTAAACGAAATGCCAGCAAAAGACGTCAAGGCTGTATTTACAGTAATTTGGTTGGGTGTCTATCTTGTAGTGTCTTTCCTCAGCTTTCTTTCATACatgatttttaatgatttaaaacCTTTCAAAAGTGGCAAATGGATGCTTGGTTATCCAACAATGGCTGCTATCCTACTCAGTATTGTGTATTGTATTGATTAGTACACTTGTGTGTTGTGCAATGTTAACTACTTGAACCTCTCTCTGTCCAAAATCCAAAGACCTCTTGGTAGTCCTGTAAGTCTTTGCTTCTTCatttggaatcatcttttttgtttcagtttcctTTGTAGTCAGCTTTAAAAAGGTTTGCTATTGTATCAGAATGTATGATACCATTGGTGTGAATGTGAGCATGCATATTTGAGCACAATTTTTGGCATCTCTTGCTTACTTGCTTAATTCTGTAACTCCCCGACCACCACCTCTCAG is from Camelina sativa cultivar DH55 chromosome 20, Cs, whole genome shotgun sequence and encodes:
- the LOC104772817 gene encoding protein PHLOEM PROTEIN 2-LIKE A8-like, with translation MVALTNHAQPNAQIRCGPQVFISFRGDDVRNDLVKDLVNNLKSKRINVFIDTFLPGGRGLQELFSKIDMSKIAIVILSKKYPDSCWCMEELVKIDKRMKEGKLIVIPVFYKVTTSDVKNLRGDFGKSFDKLKKCHAMGEPRKVKQWESSVKSIANIKGLPGRTVPPLVGQIVHAVEVCLNEMPAKDVKAVFTVIWLGVYLVVSFLSFLSYMIFNDLKPFKSGKWMLGYPTMAAILLSIVYCID